In Myxococcales bacterium, a single window of DNA contains:
- the hemH gene encoding ferrochelatase, giving the protein MTRTAVVLFGHGTVENLDDLPPFVTNIRRGHPPPPELLAELRHRYEVIGGRSPYNDIARRLASRVGDALGVPAAVAMRLWHPFAKDVLRVLAKERDIERAIFVPLAQHSGDVYGEAARKAAQDLAGEGIVVSVAPTGNWGQTPELLDAFAANVRAALLELPEPLRARTTTLFTAHSLPKAIIDAGDRYEAEFRASVAGVVARLAGTGLQESVAFQSQGPAVGAGGRPVAWLGPDLPAALDAVAARGHTHVLFAPIGFLADHVEILYDLDVEAKGLAAARGLTMSRARSLNDDEALVAVIAALARPLVNASDP; this is encoded by the coding sequence ATGACGCGCACCGCCGTTGTGCTGTTTGGTCACGGGACGGTCGAGAACCTCGACGATTTGCCGCCGTTCGTGACGAACATCCGGCGCGGTCACCCGCCGCCGCCAGAGTTGCTCGCCGAGCTGCGGCATCGCTACGAGGTCATCGGAGGCCGCTCTCCGTACAACGACATCGCGCGACGCCTCGCTTCACGCGTGGGCGACGCGCTCGGCGTTCCGGCCGCCGTGGCCATGCGGCTGTGGCACCCCTTCGCGAAGGACGTGCTCCGCGTGCTCGCCAAGGAGCGCGACATCGAGCGCGCGATCTTCGTTCCCCTCGCGCAACACTCCGGCGACGTCTACGGGGAGGCGGCTAGGAAGGCGGCGCAGGACCTCGCGGGCGAGGGCATCGTCGTGAGCGTGGCGCCAACCGGCAACTGGGGTCAAACGCCGGAGCTGCTCGACGCCTTCGCCGCGAACGTGCGCGCCGCGCTCCTTGAGCTCCCGGAGCCGCTTCGTGCGCGCACGACGACGCTCTTTACGGCTCACAGCTTGCCAAAGGCCATCATCGACGCGGGCGACCGCTACGAAGCGGAGTTCCGCGCGAGCGTCGCGGGCGTCGTTGCTCGCCTCGCCGGGACTGGCCTTCAAGAGAGCGTCGCCTTTCAGAGCCAGGGGCCCGCCGTTGGCGCCGGCGGCCGGCCGGTCGCGTGGCTTGGGCCCGACCTGCCAGCGGCCCTCGACGCCGTGGCCGCGCGCGGGCACACGCACGTGCTCTTCGCGCCCATCGGCTTTCTGGCCGATCACGTCGAGATTCTTTACGACCTCGACGTGGAGGCGAAGGGGCTCGCGGCGGCTCGCGGGCTCACGATGTCGCGCGCTCGGTCGCTCAACGACGACGAGGCGCTCGTCGCCGTCATTGCGGCGCTCGCGCGACCGCTCGTCAACGCGAGCGATCCTTGA
- the hemE gene encoding uroporphyrinogen decarboxylase gives MNDSFLRACRREPTQVTPVWFMRQAGRYMAEYRALREKHTILEICKTPELSCQVTMQPLRLGVDAAILFADILLPLEPMGAPFEFAKGEGPVIHKPVQSRADVDALRLIDPKEEGLGYVLDAIRMIKGELAGKLPLIGFAGAPFTLASYLVEGGKTSTFVKTKRLMYTEPEAWNALMAKLSEVVRRFLRAQIEAGADCVQLFDSWVGQLSPDDYVTYVQPHVKHILSDVMTAGVPVIHFGTSTHSLLEVMRDAGGHVLGLDWRTPLAEGWSRVGHDRGIQGNLDPTVLFAPLPVVKAHVERVMRAAAGRPGHIFNLGHGILQETPVDTVQAVAEMVHTFKL, from the coding sequence GTGAACGACAGCTTCCTCCGCGCCTGCCGGCGCGAACCCACGCAAGTCACGCCCGTATGGTTCATGCGCCAGGCGGGTCGATACATGGCCGAGTACCGAGCGCTTCGTGAGAAACACACGATCCTCGAGATCTGCAAGACGCCCGAGCTGTCTTGCCAGGTGACGATGCAGCCGCTTCGCCTCGGCGTCGATGCGGCCATCTTGTTTGCGGACATTTTGCTTCCGCTCGAACCGATGGGCGCGCCCTTCGAGTTCGCCAAGGGCGAAGGCCCCGTCATCCACAAGCCGGTCCAGTCCCGCGCAGACGTCGATGCGCTGCGGCTCATTGACCCGAAGGAAGAGGGCCTCGGCTACGTGCTGGACGCCATCCGCATGATCAAGGGTGAGCTCGCGGGCAAGCTCCCGCTCATCGGCTTCGCCGGCGCGCCCTTCACGCTCGCGAGCTATCTCGTGGAGGGCGGCAAGACGTCGACCTTCGTGAAGACCAAGCGCCTCATGTACACGGAGCCGGAGGCGTGGAACGCGCTCATGGCGAAGCTGTCGGAGGTCGTCCGGCGTTTTCTGCGCGCGCAGATCGAAGCTGGCGCCGACTGCGTTCAGCTCTTCGATTCGTGGGTCGGTCAGCTCTCGCCGGACGACTACGTCACGTACGTGCAGCCCCACGTGAAGCACATCTTGAGCGACGTGATGACGGCGGGCGTCCCCGTGATTCACTTCGGGACCAGCACGCACTCGCTCCTTGAGGTGATGCGCGACGCGGGGGGGCACGTCTTGGGGCTCGATTGGCGCACGCCGCTCGCCGAGGGCTGGTCGCGCGTCGGGCACGATCGCGGCATCCAGGGAAACCTCGATCCGACGGTGCTGTTCGCGCCGCTTCCCGTCGTGAAGGCGCACGTCGAGCGCGTCATGCGCGCCGCCGCCGGTCGACCGGGGCACATCTTCAACCTCGGGCACGGCATCCTGCAGGAGACCCCCGTGGATACCGTTCAGGCGGTTGCCGAAATGGTTCACACGTTCAAACTCTGA